The nucleotide window CGGGGGGGCGCAATATCAATTTGCTGAAGGAGCAGATCGAACGCTTCCGGCCGCGGTTGGCGGTAGTTATTGACGAAGAACATGCGGTGGAATTAAAAAACATTTTAAATAATTCCCGCACTGCCATTTTATCAGGGGTGGAAGGCTACCGTGAGGCAGCGTCTTTTTCGGAGGCAGATATCGTTGTCTCCGCGATTGTCGGCGCTGCCGGTCTAATCCCCACGCTGGACGCAATTGACGCCGGTAAGGATGTCGCTTTGGCCAACAAGGAAACGCTGGTTATGGCGGGGGGGCTTGTACTGGGCAAGGCTGCTGTCAAGGGGGTCAGAATTATCCCGGTTGACAGCGAACACAGCGCCATTTTTCAGTGTCTGCAGGGAAACGATCCCCGCTCGGTGCGGCGGATAATCCTGACGGCGTCGGGGGGGCCATTCCTCCACGCAACCCGGAAAGAGCTGGAAGCCGTCACCCCATGGCAGGCGCTGAAGCATCCCAACTGGAAGATGGGGAGGAAGATCTCCATCGATTCGGCGACGATGATGAACAAGGGGCTCGAGGTCATCGAGGCAAGCTGGCTCTTCGGGCTTGCGGCAACGAAAATCGACGTGCTGGTTCACCCGCAAAGCATCGTCCATTCGCTGGTTGAATATTGCGATGGAAGCGTGATTGCCCAGTTGGGGATTCCGGATATGAGGATCCCGATTGCGTACGCCCTGTCCTATCCGCAGCGTCTGAACCGGTACGGAGGCCGTCTTGACCTTGCCGCGGCCGGCGGGCTCACCTTTTTAAAGCCCGATTTCGAGCGATTCCCGGCGCTTGGGCTTTCTTTCCGGGCGGCAGAAGCCGGAGGGACGCTGCCGGCCGTTCTCAACGCGGCCAATGAGATTGCGGTAACGGCTTTTCTGGAAGAGCAGGTCGGCTTTTATGGTATAAGTCGTGTTGTGGAAATGGTTCTTGCCAGGCATGAGCGGAAGGAGGAACCGTCCTTGGCGGAGATTCTGGAAGCTGACCGGTGGGCCAGAGTTGAGGCCTTAAATATTATTAAAGGAATGACAAAGTGATTGGAACAAGTATTGTATCGGTAGTAGTTCTGTTGGGTGCGCTGATCTTCATCCACGAATTTGGCCACTTTTTAGTTGCAAAATGGTCGGGGGTTGGGGTGTTGAAATTTTCCCTGGGCTTTGGCCCTCGCCTGATCGGCAGGAAAGTTGGGGAGACCGAATATATGCTCTCCCTTATTCCGCTCGGCGGCTATGTAAAACTTCTCGGGGAGGAGCAGGGCGAGGAATTGTCGCCCGAGGAAGAAAAAAGATCCTTTGCAGTGCAGAAAGTCTGGAAGCGAATTGCTATTGTGGCGGCGGGGCCGATTTTCAACCTGCTTCTGGCCGTTTTGATCTTCACCGTCGTCAACATATATGGCATGCCGGCGCTGACGTCGGAAGTGGGGACCATCCAGCCTGATTCCGCCGCATTTGAAGCAGGGATGCAGGTAGGCGATAAGATAACCGCAATTGATCAGAGGGCTGTGAAAAAATGGGATGATATTGCTGTCATTGTTACCAAAAGCAACGGGAAGACCCTGCTTGTGGCCGTCCAGAGAGGCTCAGCCCTGCTGAAGATTCCCATTACTCCGAAACGGATGAAGGCCAGCAATATCTTTGGGGAAGCAGTTGAATCCTACAAAATAGGGATATCGCCGGCAGCGAGCACCCAAATTGAGAGACTGAACCCAGCCCTGGCCTTTGTCGAAGGCCTGAAGCAGACTGGACGAATCAGCAAGCTGACTGTTTTGAGCATTGTCAAGATGTTTGAAGGGGTAGTTTCTCCCAAGACCATGGGCGGGCCGATCTTCATTGCGCAGATTGCCGGAGCTCAGGCAAAACAGGGGGTTGCCGCATTTCTGCTTTTTATGGCCCTGCTGAGCATCAATCTGGGGATATTGAATCTGCTGCCGATTCCGGTGCTGGATGGAGGTCATCTCTTTTTTATGACAATCGAACTTATAACCGGCAAAGAGGTAAAGCAGCGCTGGCGGGAAATGGCCCAGCAGGTCGGTTTTACGCTGCTTATTCTGCTGATGATTTTTGTCTTTCTGATGGATATAGAGAGGCTTGACATCAGATTCATAAGCGATTTCATCAGAAAAATTACCGGTTAAGATGATTACTCTGGCAATCGAGTGCGCGACAAAAGCGGCAAGCGCGGCCCTCTTGGCGGATGAAGAGGTGACAGGCGAGGTATATCTGGATGCAAGGAGTCATCATTCCGAGGTTGTGCTTCCGGCCTTAGAGAGCCTTTTGGCGCTAGCAGGGTTGACAATCAAAAATGTCGATCTTTTCGCCTGCACCACAGGGCCGGGTTCCTTTACCGGCGTGCGCATCGGGATCGCCACTGTCAAGGGGCTGGCTCTTGCCACCGGACGACCGATAGTTGGCGTTTCCACCCTCGAAGCGCTGGCCATGAACATCAACTTTTCTAAACGACTGATATGCCCCTTGCTGGATGCCCGGAAAAACCAGGTTTATGCCGGTCTTTACCGCATCGGCGAGGACGGGTTGCTCCAATCCGTAGTTGCCGATTACCTCGGCGATCTGGAAACAGTTCTGAAGAATCTGCCCCGGGAAGATATAGATTTTATTGGCGAGGGGGCCCTCCGGTATCGGGACAATATCCGCGCAGAGTTCCCCGCGGCAAACATCAGCAAGTTTGCGAAGATTAACAACCCCAATGCCGCGTCATTGGGGATTGCCGCAATTGGCCGCTATAAGCGCGATGGCGTGGTGGAGGATGCGCTGTCGCTGCTGCCGACTTATCTGCGCTTATCCGAAGCTGAACAAAAAAAAGGCC belongs to Syntrophales bacterium and includes:
- the rseP gene encoding RIP metalloprotease RseP, with translation MIGTSIVSVVVLLGALIFIHEFGHFLVAKWSGVGVLKFSLGFGPRLIGRKVGETEYMLSLIPLGGYVKLLGEEQGEELSPEEEKRSFAVQKVWKRIAIVAAGPIFNLLLAVLIFTVVNIYGMPALTSEVGTIQPDSAAFEAGMQVGDKITAIDQRAVKKWDDIAVIVTKSNGKTLLVAVQRGSALLKIPITPKRMKASNIFGEAVESYKIGISPAASTQIERLNPALAFVEGLKQTGRISKLTVLSIVKMFEGVVSPKTMGGPIFIAQIAGAQAKQGVAAFLLFMALLSINLGILNLLPIPVLDGGHLFFMTIELITGKEVKQRWREMAQQVGFTLLILLMIFVFLMDIERLDIRFISDFIRKITG
- the tsaB gene encoding tRNA (adenosine(37)-N6)-threonylcarbamoyltransferase complex dimerization subunit type 1 TsaB, with the translated sequence MITLAIECATKAASAALLADEEVTGEVYLDARSHHSEVVLPALESLLALAGLTIKNVDLFACTTGPGSFTGVRIGIATVKGLALATGRPIVGVSTLEALAMNINFSKRLICPLLDARKNQVYAGLYRIGEDGLLQSVVADYLGDLETVLKNLPREDIDFIGEGALRYRDNIRAEFPAANISKFAKINNPNAASLGIAAIGRYKRDGVVEDALSLLPTYLRLSEAEQKKGL
- a CDS encoding 1-deoxy-D-xylulose-5-phosphate reductoisomerase, which codes for MKNISLLGATGSIGVSTLDVVASHPAEFAVSALAGGRNINLLKEQIERFRPRLAVVIDEEHAVELKNILNNSRTAILSGVEGYREAASFSEADIVVSAIVGAAGLIPTLDAIDAGKDVALANKETLVMAGGLVLGKAAVKGVRIIPVDSEHSAIFQCLQGNDPRSVRRIILTASGGPFLHATRKELEAVTPWQALKHPNWKMGRKISIDSATMMNKGLEVIEASWLFGLAATKIDVLVHPQSIVHSLVEYCDGSVIAQLGIPDMRIPIAYALSYPQRLNRYGGRLDLAAAGGLTFLKPDFERFPALGLSFRAAEAGGTLPAVLNAANEIAVTAFLEEQVGFYGISRVVEMVLARHERKEEPSLAEILEADRWARVEALNIIKGMTK